The genomic DNA TAATCCACTAAATCTATGTACCAAGGTTGAATCCAAAGAAATTGAGCAACACGGACAAGAAATCAAGCAACATAAACCAAACCCTAAAGGGAATCCATTGCTTGCAGTTGTCGAAATCACAAGAAAACACATCAAATCGCAGAACCGCTTACTTTCATTTAAATCTGAGGCAATTGAACCAACTAAccgagctcaaggaggaagacgATCACCGTCATCTGCAAAACCTCACAAGAATGCATCGCAAAGCCTAAATCCGGGAAAAACGCACTGAGCAAAACAAGAACACACTCAACATTCTCAAATCTGACAACAACCTACCTAAGAGCCCTACCCTTACCTACAAAAGGGAAGATTACATGCCTTCCTCGAGCTCTGCTTCGCCGAAAGACGCGCACCCTTCTTCTTTCCCCTTGTCCGACGCGATTCGCCACCTGCTTCCGCACTTCGCCGATGAAATCACTCCGTTCCCCTCTTTTCCCCCATGGCCCCTTCTTATTCAAGGGACCTTCACTACTCCTAATTGGGCCCCAAGTTCACTAATCAGCCCACTGGAATTTTGGCCCATAAGATTTATATTATATGTGAATTTAGACTCCTTTAATGGAAACAACCCAAATAACTTTGTGGAAATCATGGTTCcacatttattttttatattttcttattaAAATTTCTATTCCAAAATTATTAGAAACGGTGGAATATTACAACTCTTCCCCCCTAAAAAAAATTTGACCCCGAAATTTGACTTATCAAACAATTCAGAGTAGCGGTTGTGCATGTCAAGCTCGGTCTCCCAAGTTGCTTTTTTTGTATGCTGATTTCTTCATAAAACCTTCACCATTCTGATCTCCTTATTCCTCAACTTCTGGATCTATTGATCAAGAATTTGAACTGACCTTTCTTTGTAAGACAAGACTGGCGTCCACTGTACGGGCTCATGATGAATCATATGGGAGGGATTAGGAATGAACTTCTGAAGCATAGATATGTGGAACACGTTATGAACCCCTGATAAATTCAGTGATAGAGCAACTCGGTATGCTCAAGTTCCAATCTGGTCCAGAATTCTCAAAAGGTCCAATATACCTTGGACTGAGTTTTCCCTTCTTTAAGAAAATCAATCACACAGGCTCACAGCATATCCTCTAGAATCTGTATCACTCATTCAGATTGTCCACACTATAAGAATTTCTgaatttaaccacacctaatagacaacagtttttcaagaaattattgtcttttttccatttaacaacagttttattgaaacctgttgttgttcaccataatgttttttaaataacaacagttttcaaaacactgttgtctaatgtgtgtcaaatacaatggttttaaaaaactattgtcttttagtgttgcttatgtgataatatacaacagttttattaaactgttgtctattgaatgttgttgaatcctaaaaacacaacagtttttttaacttcatgaaaaaaaatataaaactcaCTTCTCTGTGACTCTTCAAACGAACAAAAACCTATCTCTGACTCCTCCTTCGCGACTCCTCCGCGAAAGATGCTCCTCCTCCAAATTTTACTttatttggaggtcaaatgatgGAGATCAAGCAGAATTAATATGCGTCGTTGATCCAGATCAAGAGAAATCTTCctccttcattcagatctaagccATCCAACCCTCCATCCAGATTTGAAGCTACATGGACCATTGGATCGAAGCAAGAAGGCAACTAGATCCACACCACTCATCTCTTCATCAGCTAGATCAAATGGATCCATCTTCATCAAATCGGATGGCcgagattaaaggaggagaaaatcattccctttcctttatttcttcgcacggcacAGTACCAGAACCCCCGATTCTGATCTTGCGCGGCTTCTCCTTGAGCTAGGGCTCGCGACGCCACCGcccttccacttcttctccttcaccaacggccggcggcaa from Zingiber officinale cultivar Zhangliang chromosome 4A, Zo_v1.1, whole genome shotgun sequence includes the following:
- the LOC121972495 gene encoding uncharacterized protein LOC121972495; its protein translation is MLVAAAVARYCRQEMFAVVITDWNPEEEDWAVDGRPAAMCGSSEGPLNKKGPWGKRGERSDFIGEVRKQVANRVGQGERRRVRVFRRSRARGSAFFPDLGFAMHSCEVLQMTVIVFLLELGKGSGIGMVIVDTKTE